The proteins below are encoded in one region of Pseudomonas entomophila L48:
- a CDS encoding ArsR/SmtB family transcription factor, with protein MNAVRTISQVAGLMADPKRSAMLWALIDGSPRAADELALTMGLSLASACAHLSLLSSAGLLKLEIRRRKRYFRLATPQVGAAVEALASVQVNGHSPASRVAPTQVPLSMRRARLCGEHLGGEMAADLFQRLLSAGWLEGSEQRLCVSPQGREQLGALGLYIDALAPGHQRGCVVCHCSEWSDQGPHLGGSLGQALLTLFLQSGWIREQEGSRAVQITALGIQQVNGIARLPVLQVS; from the coding sequence ATGAACGCAGTCCGCACCATCAGTCAGGTCGCCGGCCTGATGGCCGACCCCAAGCGCAGCGCCATGCTATGGGCGCTGATCGATGGTTCACCACGGGCGGCGGATGAACTGGCGCTGACCATGGGGCTGAGCCTTGCTTCGGCTTGCGCCCACCTGTCGCTGCTGTCGTCGGCCGGTTTGCTCAAGCTCGAGATCCGCAGGCGCAAACGTTACTTTCGGTTGGCGACACCGCAGGTTGGCGCGGCGGTGGAGGCGCTGGCCAGTGTGCAGGTGAACGGGCATTCGCCCGCGTCCCGAGTAGCGCCGACCCAGGTCCCTCTGTCGATGCGCAGGGCGCGCTTGTGCGGTGAACATCTGGGAGGTGAGATGGCTGCCGACCTGTTCCAGCGCCTGTTGAGCGCGGGTTGGCTGGAGGGCAGCGAACAGCGCCTGTGTGTCAGCCCGCAGGGCAGGGAGCAGTTGGGTGCGTTGGGGCTCTACATCGATGCATTGGCACCGGGGCATCAACGTGGTTGTGTGGTCTGCCACTGCAGCGAATGGAGCGACCAGGGCCCGCACCTGGGCGGCAGCCTCGGGCAGGCGCTGCTCACGCTGTTCCTGCAGTCGGGCTGGATCCGCGAACAGGAAGGAAGCCGGGCGGTGCAGATCACCGCGCTCGGCATCCAGCAGGTCAACGGCATCGCCCGTCTGCCTGTGCTGCAGGTGAGCTAG
- a CDS encoding adenosine deaminase, producing the protein MYEWLNALPKAELHMHLEGSLEPELLFALAERNKIALPWADVETLRGAYAFNNLQEFLDLYYQGADVLRTEQDFYDLTWAYLQRCKAQNVIHTEPFFDPQTHTDRGIPFEVVLGGITQALKDGREQLGIGSGLILSFLRHLSEDEAQKTLDQALPFRDAFVAVGLDSSEKGHPPSKFQRVFDRARSEGFLTVAHAGEEGPPEYIWEAIDLLKIQRIDHGVRAIEDERLMQRIIDEQIPLTVCPLSNTKLCVFEHMSQHNILDMLERGVKVTVNSDDPAYFGGYVTENFHALYEHLGMTQDQARRLAQNSLDARLVR; encoded by the coding sequence ATGTATGAATGGCTGAACGCCTTGCCCAAGGCGGAACTGCACATGCACCTGGAGGGCTCGCTGGAGCCCGAACTGCTGTTCGCCCTGGCCGAACGCAACAAGATCGCCCTGCCCTGGGCGGATGTGGAAACCCTGCGTGGCGCCTATGCCTTCAACAACCTGCAGGAATTCCTCGACCTCTATTACCAGGGTGCCGATGTCCTGCGCACCGAGCAGGACTTCTACGACCTGACCTGGGCCTACCTGCAACGTTGCAAGGCGCAGAACGTCATCCACACTGAGCCGTTCTTCGACCCGCAGACCCACACCGACCGGGGCATCCCTTTCGAGGTGGTACTGGGCGGCATCACCCAGGCCTTGAAGGATGGTCGTGAACAACTGGGTATCGGCAGCGGCCTGATCCTCAGCTTCCTGCGCCACCTGAGCGAGGACGAGGCGCAGAAGACCCTCGACCAGGCCCTGCCCTTCCGCGATGCCTTCGTCGCCGTCGGCCTGGACAGCTCGGAAAAAGGCCACCCGCCCAGCAAGTTCCAGCGTGTCTTCGACCGCGCCCGCAGCGAAGGCTTCCTGACCGTGGCCCACGCCGGTGAGGAAGGCCCACCCGAGTACATCTGGGAGGCGATCGACCTGCTGAAGATCCAGCGCATCGACCATGGCGTGCGCGCCATCGAGGACGAGCGCCTGATGCAGCGCATCATCGACGAGCAGATCCCGCTGACCGTCTGCCCGCTGTCCAACACCAAATTGTGCGTGTTCGAGCATATGAGCCAGCACAACATCCTCGACATGCTCGAGCGTGGCGTGAAAGTGACGGTCAACTCGGACGACCCAGCCTATTTCGGTGGCTATGTCACCGAGAACTTCCATGCCTTGTACGAACACCTCGGCATGACCCAGGACCAGGCTCGGCGCCTGGCGCAGAACAGCCTGGACGCCCGCCTGGTGCGCTAG
- a CDS encoding 8-oxoguanine deaminase: MPATRIWLKSPLAIFTANNQDARGGLVIEDGRITELLAAGQAPSAPCDQVFDAREHVVLPGLINTHHHFYQTLTRAWAPVVNQPLFPWLKTLYPVWARLTPAKLELASQVALAELLLSGCTTAADHHYLFPEGLDNAIDVQVEAVRKLGMRAMLTRGSMSLGEKDGGLPPQQTVQQGEVILADSQRLIHSYHERGDGARIQIALAPCSPFSVTPEIMRASAELAEELDVRLHTHLAETLDEEDFCLQRFGLRTVDYLDSVGWLGPRTWLAHGIHFNPDEIARLGAAGTGICHCPSSNMRLASGICPTVDLEAAGAPVGLGVDGSASNDASNMILEARQALYLQRLRYGAELITPERALGWATRGSAQLLGRGDIGELAVGKQADLALFKLDELRFSGSHDPLSALLLCAADRADRVMVGGQWRVIDGQIEGLDVQGLIADHRQAAAQLIAG; the protein is encoded by the coding sequence ATGCCTGCGACCCGCATCTGGTTGAAATCCCCGCTCGCCATCTTCACCGCCAACAATCAGGACGCCCGTGGCGGCCTGGTGATCGAAGATGGCCGCATCACTGAACTGCTCGCCGCCGGGCAAGCGCCCAGCGCGCCCTGTGACCAGGTCTTCGACGCCCGTGAGCACGTGGTGCTGCCCGGCCTGATCAACACCCATCACCACTTCTACCAGACCCTGACCCGCGCCTGGGCGCCCGTGGTCAACCAGCCCCTGTTCCCGTGGCTCAAGACCCTCTACCCGGTCTGGGCGCGCCTCACGCCAGCCAAGCTGGAACTGGCCAGCCAGGTTGCCCTGGCCGAGCTGCTGCTGTCGGGCTGCACCACCGCGGCCGACCACCACTACCTGTTCCCCGAAGGCCTGGACAACGCCATCGATGTGCAGGTCGAGGCGGTGCGCAAGCTGGGCATGCGCGCCATGCTCACCCGTGGCTCGATGAGCCTGGGTGAGAAGGACGGCGGCCTGCCGCCGCAGCAGACCGTGCAACAGGGCGAAGTGATCCTGGCCGACAGCCAGCGACTTATCCACAGCTACCACGAGCGCGGCGACGGCGCGCGCATCCAGATCGCCCTGGCACCGTGCTCGCCGTTTTCGGTCACGCCAGAAATCATGCGCGCCAGCGCCGAACTGGCCGAAGAGCTGGATGTGCGCCTGCACACCCACCTGGCCGAGACCCTCGACGAAGAAGACTTCTGCCTGCAACGCTTCGGCCTGCGCACCGTGGACTACCTGGACAGCGTCGGCTGGCTCGGCCCGCGCACCTGGCTGGCCCACGGCATCCACTTCAACCCTGACGAAATCGCCCGCCTGGGCGCGGCCGGCACCGGCATCTGCCATTGCCCGAGCTCGAACATGCGCCTGGCTTCGGGCATCTGCCCTACCGTGGACCTGGAAGCGGCTGGCGCACCGGTAGGCCTGGGCGTCGACGGGTCGGCATCCAACGACGCCTCGAACATGATCCTCGAGGCCCGCCAGGCGCTGTACCTGCAACGCCTGCGCTACGGCGCCGAGCTGATCACCCCGGAACGCGCCCTCGGCTGGGCCACCCGTGGATCGGCGCAACTGCTGGGCCGCGGCGACATCGGTGAACTTGCCGTGGGCAAGCAGGCGGACCTGGCGCTGTTCAAGCTCGATGAACTGCGCTTCTCCGGCAGCCACGATCCGCTCTCGGCCTTGCTGCTGTGCGCTGCCGATCGCGCCGACCGGGTGATGGTCGGTGGCCAGTGGCGCGTCATCGACGGCCAGATCGAAGGCCTGGACGTTCAAGGCCTGATCGCCGACCACCGCCAGGCCGCGGCCCAGCTGATCGCCGGCTGA
- a CDS encoding SDR family oxidoreductase, whose translation MTLNKTALIIGASRGLGLGLVQRLHEDGWNIIATVRDPQKPGALGDIPGVRIERLEMNDTAQLDGLKQRLHGEVFDLVFVNAGVMGPLPQDLERVQVQEIGDLFMTNAVAPIRVARRLAGQIREGSGVLAFMSSILGSVTIPDGGEICLYKASKAALNSMINSFVVELQRPDLCVLAMHPGWVKTDMGGENAEIDVATSTRGMLEQVKAHSGNGGLRFINYKGEALTW comes from the coding sequence ATGACCCTGAACAAGACCGCCCTGATCATCGGCGCCTCCCGAGGCCTTGGCCTTGGCCTGGTGCAACGCCTGCACGAGGATGGCTGGAACATCATCGCCACCGTGCGCGACCCACAGAAACCGGGTGCCCTGGGCGACATCCCTGGGGTGCGCATCGAGCGCCTGGAGATGAATGACACCGCTCAACTCGACGGCCTCAAACAGCGCCTGCACGGTGAAGTGTTCGACCTGGTGTTCGTCAACGCCGGGGTGATGGGCCCGCTGCCGCAAGACCTGGAGCGCGTCCAGGTGCAGGAAATCGGCGACCTGTTCATGACCAACGCCGTGGCGCCGATCCGTGTCGCACGCCGCCTGGCCGGCCAGATTCGCGAAGGCAGCGGCGTGCTGGCGTTCATGAGCTCGATCCTGGGTAGCGTGACCATCCCCGACGGTGGCGAGATCTGCTTGTACAAGGCCAGCAAGGCCGCGCTCAACTCGATGATCAACAGCTTCGTGGTCGAGCTGCAACGCCCCGACCTGTGCGTGCTCGCCATGCACCCAGGCTGGGTGAAGACCGACATGGGCGGCGAGAACGCCGAGATCGACGTGGCCACCAGCACCCGTGGCATGCTCGAGCAGGTCAAGGCGCACAGCGGCAATGGCGGGCTGCGCTTTATCAACTACAAGGGCGAAGCGCTCACCTGGTGA
- a CDS encoding IMPACT family protein: protein MPSTLLDLCEFREDIRKSRFITLAGPISSAAEAMAFIERHSDLAATHNCWAWKLGGQYRSSDDGEPGGTAGRPILAAIEAQDCDQVVVLVIRWYGGIQLGTGGLARAYGGGANKCLQQAPKRLLVQRSEFNCSCTFSELALVKLRLAEVDGLVLDEQFTANGVDLRIALGDSHLETLQQQYADISRGRILLERQ from the coding sequence ATGCCTTCTACCCTGCTCGACCTCTGCGAGTTCCGCGAGGACATCCGCAAGAGCCGCTTCATCACCCTCGCCGGCCCGATCAGCAGCGCCGCCGAGGCGATGGCCTTCATCGAACGCCACAGCGACCTGGCGGCCACCCACAACTGCTGGGCCTGGAAGCTGGGCGGCCAGTACCGCAGCAGCGACGATGGCGAACCTGGCGGCACCGCCGGGCGGCCGATCCTCGCCGCCATCGAGGCCCAGGACTGCGACCAGGTGGTGGTGCTGGTGATCCGCTGGTACGGCGGTATCCAGCTGGGCACCGGCGGCCTGGCCCGCGCCTATGGCGGCGGCGCCAACAAGTGCCTGCAGCAGGCGCCCAAACGGCTGCTGGTACAGCGCAGTGAATTCAATTGCAGTTGCACCTTCAGCGAACTGGCGCTGGTGAAGCTGCGCCTGGCGGAAGTGGACGGCCTGGTGCTGGACGAACAGTTCACTGCCAACGGCGTGGACCTGCGCATCGCCTTGGGCGACAGCCACTTGGAAACCCTGCAGCAACAGTACGCGGACATCAGCCGCGGGCGCATCCTGCTGGAACGGCAATGA
- a CDS encoding TetR/AcrR family transcriptional regulator, which produces MTLEVPAHRSPASGKPAGRIRQKNEQAIIQAAEDEFARHGYKGTSMNTIALKAGLPKANLHYYFTNKLGLYIAVLSNIIELWDSTFNALSVEDDPAEALSQYIRTKMEFSRRNPQASRIFAMEVISGGECLSEYFSADYREWFRGRAGVFQAWIDAGKMDPVDPVHLIFLLWGSTQHYADFATQICQVTGRTRLTKQDMEDASNNLIHIILKGCGITTPA; this is translated from the coding sequence ATGACCCTAGAAGTCCCTGCGCATCGCTCCCCCGCCTCGGGCAAGCCCGCCGGCCGCATCCGCCAGAAGAACGAGCAGGCCATCATCCAAGCCGCCGAAGACGAATTCGCCCGCCACGGCTACAAGGGCACGAGCATGAACACCATCGCGCTCAAGGCCGGGCTGCCCAAGGCCAACCTGCATTACTACTTCACCAACAAGCTGGGCCTGTACATCGCGGTGCTGAGCAATATCATCGAGCTGTGGGACAGCACCTTCAACGCCCTGAGCGTCGAGGACGACCCGGCCGAGGCGCTGAGCCAGTACATTCGCACCAAGATGGAATTCTCCCGACGCAATCCGCAGGCGTCGCGAATCTTCGCCATGGAAGTGATCAGCGGCGGCGAGTGCCTGAGCGAATACTTCAGCGCCGACTACCGCGAATGGTTCCGTGGTCGCGCCGGGGTGTTCCAGGCCTGGATCGACGCCGGCAAGATGGACCCGGTGGACCCTGTGCACCTGATCTTCCTGCTCTGGGGCAGCACCCAGCACTATGCCGACTTCGCCACCCAGATCTGCCAGGTTACTGGCCGCACCCGCCTGACCAAGCAAGACATGGAAGACGCCAGCAACAACCTTATCCACATCATTCTCAAAGGCTGCGGCATCACCACGCCCGCCTGA
- a CDS encoding LysR family transcriptional regulator — MSRRPDPLAQVSDFDIRLLKIYRSVVECGGFSAAENVLGIGRSAISQQMNDLEQRLGLRLCQRGRAGFSLTEEGREVYHSALQLLSALETFRTEVNGLHQHLRGELNIGLTDNLVTLPHMRITHALAELKDRGPDVHIQIRMIAPSQVEQGVLDGSLHVGVVPQTSPLSGLEYQPLYSERSLLYCAVGHPLFYADDQQIDDARLNSQDAIAPTFRLPADIQAHYQALHCTASASDREGMAFLILTGRYIGYLPDHYAMFWVQQGRLRALKPTQRFYDLSLSWVTRKGRRPNLVLESFLESLSATR; from the coding sequence ATGAGCCGACGCCCCGATCCTCTCGCCCAGGTCAGCGATTTCGATATCCGCCTGTTGAAGATCTACCGCAGCGTCGTCGAATGCGGCGGCTTCTCGGCGGCGGAGAACGTGCTGGGCATCGGCCGCTCTGCAATCAGCCAGCAGATGAACGACCTCGAGCAACGCCTGGGCCTGCGCCTGTGCCAGCGCGGTCGCGCCGGTTTCTCGCTGACCGAGGAAGGCCGTGAGGTCTACCATTCGGCACTGCAACTGCTCAGCGCCCTGGAAACGTTCCGCACCGAGGTCAATGGCCTGCACCAGCATCTTCGTGGCGAGCTCAACATCGGCCTGACCGACAACCTGGTCACCCTGCCGCACATGCGCATCACCCACGCCTTGGCCGAACTGAAGGACCGTGGCCCCGACGTACACATCCAGATCCGCATGATCGCACCCAGCCAGGTTGAGCAAGGGGTGCTCGACGGCAGCCTGCATGTGGGGGTGGTACCGCAGACCAGCCCACTGTCCGGACTCGAGTACCAGCCACTTTACAGCGAGCGCTCGCTGCTCTACTGCGCGGTCGGTCATCCGCTGTTCTATGCCGACGACCAGCAAATCGATGACGCGCGCCTCAACAGCCAGGACGCCATTGCCCCGACCTTCCGCCTGCCTGCCGACATCCAGGCGCACTACCAGGCGCTGCACTGCACCGCCAGCGCCTCGGACCGCGAAGGTATGGCCTTCCTCATCCTCACCGGGCGCTACATCGGCTACCTGCCTGACCACTACGCCATGTTCTGGGTGCAGCAAGGCCGCCTGCGCGCACTGAAGCCCACGCAACGCTTCTACGACCTGAGCCTGAGCTGGGTGACCCGCAAGGGGCGCAGGCCGAACCTGGTGCTGGAAAGCTTCCTCGAGAGCCTGTCTGCGACACGCTGA
- a CDS encoding aspartate aminotransferase family protein: protein MNMPENAQAGLASQLKLDAHWMPYTANRNFQRDPRLIVAAEGNYLVDDKGRKIFDALSGLWTCGAGHTRKEISEAVARQVATLDYSPAFQFGHPLSFQLAEKIANLAPGDLNHVFFTNSGSECADTALKMVRAYWRLKGQATKTKIIGRARGYHGVNIAGTSLGGVNGNRKLFGQLLDVDHLPHTVLPANVFSKGMPEEGGIALADEMLKLIELHDASNIAAVIVEPLAGSAGVLPPPKGYLKRLREICTQHNILLIFDEVITGFGRMGAMTGAEAFGVTPDLMCIAKQVTNGAIPMGAVVATGEIYQTFMNQPTPEYAVEFPHGYTYSAHPVACAAGIAALDLLQKENLVQSAAELAPHFEKLLHGVKGTKNVVDIRNYGLAGAIQIAARDGDAIVRPYEAAMKLWQAGFYVRFGGDTLQFGPTFNTQPQELDRLFDAVGEALNKVD, encoded by the coding sequence ATGAACATGCCCGAAAACGCCCAGGCCGGCCTGGCCAGCCAGCTCAAGCTGGATGCCCACTGGATGCCTTACACCGCCAACCGCAACTTCCAGCGCGACCCGCGCCTGATCGTGGCGGCCGAAGGCAATTACCTGGTCGATGACAAAGGCCGCAAGATCTTCGACGCCTTGTCGGGGCTGTGGACCTGCGGTGCCGGGCATACCCGCAAGGAAATCAGCGAGGCGGTGGCCCGCCAGGTCGCCACCCTCGACTACTCCCCGGCCTTTCAGTTCGGTCACCCGCTGTCGTTCCAGCTGGCCGAGAAGATCGCCAACCTGGCGCCGGGTGACCTGAACCACGTGTTCTTCACCAACTCCGGTTCCGAATGCGCCGACACCGCGCTGAAGATGGTCCGCGCCTACTGGCGCCTGAAAGGCCAGGCGACCAAGACCAAGATCATTGGCCGCGCCCGTGGCTATCACGGCGTGAACATCGCTGGCACAAGCCTGGGCGGCGTCAACGGCAACCGCAAACTGTTCGGTCAGTTGCTGGATGTCGACCACCTGCCGCACACCGTGCTGCCCGCCAACGTATTCAGCAAAGGCATGCCGGAGGAAGGCGGTATTGCCCTGGCCGACGAAATGCTCAAGCTGATCGAGCTGCATGACGCCTCGAACATCGCTGCAGTGATCGTCGAGCCGCTGGCCGGCTCCGCTGGCGTGCTGCCGCCGCCGAAGGGTTATCTGAAGCGCCTGCGCGAGATCTGCACCCAGCACAACATCCTGCTGATCTTCGACGAAGTCATCACCGGCTTCGGCCGCATGGGCGCCATGACCGGTGCCGAAGCCTTCGGCGTCACCCCGGACCTGATGTGCATCGCCAAGCAGGTCACCAACGGTGCTATCCCCATGGGTGCGGTGGTTGCCACGGGTGAGATCTACCAGACCTTCATGAACCAGCCGACGCCAGAGTACGCGGTGGAATTCCCCCACGGTTACACCTACTCGGCGCACCCGGTGGCCTGCGCCGCGGGCATTGCCGCCCTGGACCTGCTGCAGAAGGAGAACCTGGTGCAGTCCGCCGCCGAGCTGGCGCCGCACTTCGAGAAGTTGCTGCACGGGGTAAAAGGCACCAAGAACGTCGTCGACATCCGCAACTACGGCCTGGCCGGCGCCATCCAGATCGCCGCGCGCGACGGTGACGCTATTGTCCGCCCGTACGAGGCGGCGATGAAGCTGTGGCAAGCCGGCTTCTATGTGCGCTTCGGCGGCGACACCCTGCAGTTCGGGCCAACCTTCAATACCCAGCCGCAGGA